From the genome of Triticum aestivum cultivar Chinese Spring chromosome 3B, IWGSC CS RefSeq v2.1, whole genome shotgun sequence, one region includes:
- the LOC123070651 gene encoding auxin-responsive protein IAA6, translating to MEESSMKREAMPRLLDLIPDEKEWSLRGGAPGQARSKNTGFGSEEDEKLELKLGLPGLVEEEPAASSRENNRVHQESPALSLGYPPRHSTTITTTTTGAKRGFLDTVEAKAQGYEKEQKQQARAAACGKELAVEENTATVGERKKGCCPPPPPPHAPPATPARNIGNRPQARGRGAAAPVVGWPPIRSFRRNLASTSASKQPPEPQIGEANAKAVLDCKKSPLVKINMDGIPIGRKVDLAACDSYERLSLAVKDLFHGFLQVQRDPSKVERTQQGADENIFSRLLDGSGEYTLVYEDSEGDRMLVGDVPWNVFVSTAKRLRVLRSSELSHGLIGATPERTAHG from the exons ATGGAAGAAAGCTCCATGAAAAGAGAAGCCATGCCCCGACTCCTGGATCTCATCCCAGACGAGAAAGAATGGAGTCTGAGAGGAGGAGCACCAGGGCAGGCAAGATCGAAAAACACAGGCTTCGGGAGCGAAGAGGACGAGAAACTGGAGCTGAAGCTTGGCCTTCCAGGCCTCGTAGAGGAGGAGCCAGCGGCCAGCTCAAGGGAGAACAACAGGGTGCATCAGGAGAGCCCGGCCCTCTCCCTCGGGTACCCCCCTAGACACTCCACGACCATCACCACGACCACCACCGGAGCAAAGAGGGGATTCCTGGACACGGTTGAGGCCAAAGCACAAG GTTATGAGAAGGAGCAGAAGCAGCAGGCGAGGGCAGCAGCATGTGGGAAGGAACTGGCAGTGGAGGAAAATACAGCTACCGTCGGTGAGAGGAAGAAAGGGTGCtgtcccccaccaccaccaccacatgcccCTCCTGCTACACCTGCGCGCAACATCGGCAACAGACCGCAGGCGCGGGGAAG AGGGGCTGCAGCTCCAGTGGTCGGCTGGCCTCCAATCCGGTCATTCAGGAGAAACCTTGCAAGCACTAGTGCATCCAAACAGCCCCCTGAACCGCAAATCGGTGAAGCCAATGCCAAGGCCGTTCTTGACTGCAAGAAAAGCCCTCTTGTAAAAATCAACATGGATGGGATCCCCATTGGAAGGAAAGTTGATCTTGCAGCATGTGACAGCTACGAGAGACTTTCATTGGCTGTCAAAGATCTCTTCCACGGGTTTCTTCAAG TGCAAAGGGACCCGTCTAAGGTTGAACGTACACAGCAAGGAGCAGATGAAAATATATTTTCGCGGTTGCTAGACGGGTCCGGTGAATATACTCTAGTTTACGAAGACAGTGAAGGAGACAGGATGCTGGTTGGGGATGTCCCTTGGAA TGTGTTTGTCTCGACCGCTAAAAGGCTGAGGGTTCTGAGAAGCTCAGAGCTTTCCCATGGTCTG ATTGGAGCTACTCCTGAGAGAACAGCACATGGCTGA